The Halobacillus amylolyticus nucleotide sequence TTCATGTGATGGAGATGGAGGATAAATCATCGGGCTTTTATACTATTCCTGTATCACATAAATTAACATTAGGGAAATTATCTGAAACTATTCAAGGCTTTAAAGATAGTAGAGAGAGTCACTTTGTTCCTGATATGGGAGATGCATTGACTAAGAAACTTTACAGCACTTATTTGAGTTTTTTACCAGAGGATCAATTTTCTTATCCATTAAAAATGAATGTAGATAATCGCGGTTCTTTTACTGAGTTCTTAAAAAGCAATGATCGTGGTCAGGTGTCGGTGAACGTATCTAAACCGGGGATCACAAAAGGAAACCACTGGCATCATACTAAAAATGAAAAGTTCTTAGTGGTAAGTGGTGAAGGACTCATTCGTTTTCGCAAAATAGATAGCGATGTTATTACCGAATATCGTGTGAGTGGAGAAAAGTTAGAGGTTGTCGATATTCCTACGGGATATACTCATTCAATAGTGAATGTTGGGGAGATAGATTTAGTAACTGTCATGTGGGCGAATGAAACATTGGACCCGGATCATCCAGATACGTACTTTGTGGAGGTTTAATAGATGAGCACAAAATTAAAAGTTATGACAGTTGTCGGTACTCGGCCAGAAATTATTCGCCTCTCGGCTGTCATAAATAAACTAGAAGAGTCAGAAGCAATTGACCATATTCTTGTTCACACTGGACAAAATTATGATTATGAACTAAACGAAGTATTTTTTAATGACTTTCATTTGAAAAAGCCAGATTACTTTCTTAACGCTGCAATAGGTGAAGCTATTGAGACTATTGGAAACATTTTAATGAAAGTTGATCCTATTATGGAAGAAGTAAGTCCAGATGCTTTTTTAGTTTTAGGAGATACAAATAGTTGTTTATGTGCGATTGCAGCTAAAAAAAGGCAGATTCCTATTTTCCATATGGAAGCAGGAAACCGTTGTTTTGACCAAAGGGTGCCTGAAGAAACAAACAGGAAGATTGTTGATCATGTGTCAGATATAAACCTCACATACAGTGATATTGCTCGAGAATATTTACTTCGTGAAGGACTCTCGCCAGATCGAGTGATTAAGACGGGTAGTCCGATGTATGAAGTCATCCATAGTCGCCTTGCCGACATTGAGAAGTCAGATATCCTAAGTCGTTTGGATTTGAACGAACGGGAGTACTTCGTTGTTTCCGCACATCGTGAAGAGAATATTGGTTCTGAAAAGAACTTTTTTGCTTTAGTTGATACTCTTAATGCTATTGCTGAAAGTTATAAACTACCGATTATTATGAGCACCCACCCAAGAACAAGAAAAATGATTGAGGAACAAGAAATTATCTTCAATCCATTAATCAATACAATGCAACCGTTGGGCTTCAATGAATATATAAAGCTACAAACTAAATCTAAGGCTACACTAAGTGATAGCGGGACGATTAGTGAAGAATCTTCGATATTAGGCTTTCCAGCATTGAATATCCGTGAAGCACACGAGAGACCTGAGGCCATCGAAGAATCGTCTGTTATGATGATAGGATTAGAGAAGGAACGTATTCTTCAAGGTTTAACTATATTAGAGACTCAAAAAAGTAATACTTTGAGATTGGTTAAAGATTATAGTATGCCTAACGTGTCTGAGAAGGTACTTAGAATAATATTATCTTATACTGATTATGTTAATAGAGTTGTTTGGGGGAGGTAGTATGAAAAAAAAAGTTTTGATAATGGCAGATTATTATGTCCCAAGCATCAAAGGCGGCGGCCCCATACGATCTATTAAGAATCTAGTGGATCACCTCTCAGATAGAATTGATTTCTATATAATTACCAATGATAGGGATCTAGGTAACGAACAGCCTTTTGAAAATATAAAAACTGATGAGTGGTTGCAAGTTGGGAAGGCAAGGGTATTCTATACAAATCTGTCAAAATTAACTTGGAGAAAAATGTTTTATTTGGTTGCTGAAGTTAACTATGATGTTCTGTATTTAAATAGTTTTTTCTCATATAAAGTTAGCATTTTACCGATTATGTTAAATAAAATTAAAAAAATACCAAGAACGCCTATTGTCATGGCTCCAAGAGGTCAGTTTTCCCCAGGGGCATTAGGCTTAAAAAGTAAAAGAAAAAGGTTATATTTAAAGGTAGCAAAGGGATTGGGGTTATATAGGAATGTCACGTGGCATGCAACAACTGATATAGAAAAAAAAGATATTGAGAAGGTAATTGGAAATACAGGAACGTTTAAAGTTTCTAATAATTTAACTGCCAATTACGGAGAACTCGACTATCACAAAAATATTCTAAAGAAAAAAGGGGAACTGAAAGTTGTTTTCATCTCAAGGGTTCACCCTAAGAAAAACCTTAAAAAAGCTATCGAGTTTTTAAAAAACGTTGATGGTAAAATTGAATTTAATATATATGGACCTTTGGAAGATAAACCCTATTGGACTGAATGCCAAAACTCAATAGAAAGCTTACCAGAAAACATCAAGGTTTCATTTAATGGCGTATTAGATCACGATAATATTATAGACGTATTTAAAGTACATCATGTCTTTCTATTTCCAACTTTGGGGGAGAATTTTGGGCATGTAATTTCAGAAGCCTTTATTGGAGGTTGTCCAGTAATTATAAGTGATCAGACTCCATGGAGAGGATTGGAAGAATATCAAGTTGGTTGGGATATACCACTTACAGAGGAAGAGAAATTTGAAGAAGTATTAAATTATTGTGTGAAAATGGATAATGCACATTATAAAGCCTTCTCGGAAAGATCCTTTCTGTATGGCAAGGAACTTTCAAATAAATCATGTGATAAGTCTGATGCTTACGGGGTTTTTGATATTGATTGAAATTAAATCAATTTAGATTAGTTTAAGGTTTAAAAGTACTCAATAAGAAAAATTACTATAAGTTAAACTTTAAAGAGTATGTATAACAATTTAGTGTTTAAAGGTTCAAAATTCTAATTTACTTATGCACATAGATGGTAATAAATGGGGACATTTGGGATGGTTATAAAATTTGATAAAAACTCATTCTTCAAAGTGATTGTAATATATTATTGGTTACTAATCTTGTTAATTGATTATGGAGCGACTTCAAATCGATCTAGTACACAATACTTCTTAATAATGTTGCCAATAATATTTTATATATTGATTAATATGAATGTTATAGTAAGGAAAAGAGTTACTTTAGAAGTTTTCTCTCTTCTAATGTTTTTGTTCTTTGCAATATCGTTTTCAATTGTAAAGTTTGATATAAATCCGATATTCGGTTTATTAATTTGGGTTTTACCAATTATAATTGTTTTAAATAACAAGGTTTATTTAAGCATTAAGTTAGTAAATACATTGTTTATCTTAACTATTGTTGCGGGAGTGTTTGCCTACCATATTGGAGTAAATGTTTATGGATATATTCCAGGACAATCTACCACAAACTTAACACAAGGACTTTGGTGGAGAATATCAATGTTTCCATATTCAACTCCACCATTATCAGCAGTTTTTGCTTTAATAGTACTAATTCTTAATTTTTTTTACAATAATAGTTTCAAGTGGAAAGTGTTTTTTGTTATTTTAAGCTCGTACTTTTTAGTTTTGAGTGGCTCAAGAACTGCCCTTATAGTAACTGCTTTAATTCTGATGACTTTGTTCATATCTAAAATTTTTAATTCAAAGATGACTTTTTTAAAGAAAGCATTATCAGTGAGCCCAATTCTAATGTTTTTGACTCTTTTCATATTTCCGGAGTTTTTATTAATTTTAGACTTTAACAATCCTTTTTTTAATAGTTTAATTTTTAGAAGTACTGATTCTTCCCAGTCTTTAAACGAGATCTTAAAAACGATGAATAGACAAACAATTTGGGAGGATTATTTTCATATATATATAGATAGTCCAATAATTGGGGGAAGTTCAGAGGAAATTAAAGAGGTAGGTCATTCTGAGACTATGTTATTCAGGTACTTAGCTCTATATGGATTATCAATAATATTCTTACTCAGTTTCTTATACCTAGTAATAGCGAATTCATTAATGAAAAAAAATTACTTAAGGTATGCTATAGGTATTATACTATTTGTATATCTCTTGGTATATTCTAGTTATTTCCAAACCTATAATTTTATTTTCTTATTATTATTGGGGTTGCTTAATTTTAATAATTCTAAAACTAGTGTTAAGTAGACTTTGCTGTAAACAATCTTTTAGAAGAATCCTTGCAAGAATATATAAAATTTTTAAGGTATCGATAGGTAATTGACGATCACCACCATATCTTTTTGGCTGAATAAAGGTGGTTAATTTTAAGAAAAGAGGTAATTTTTATAAATTAAAATGTTTGATTGGAGGAATAAGATTGCAGAACAAAACAAGAACATGGACAATCAAACAGATTTGTGAATATCTTTGGGAGTTCGAAAGAGAAAATAACCTGCTAGATTTAGAAATTCAAGGGGTTTTAATATGGCAAGCAATAAGATTTGAAGTTTACTCGACTATAACAGAAAAAACAGCAATTTATAATAGGGCTCACTCAACTATTGACCGCTCTATACGTAACTTAATTAAATTGCCTAAATTGATTCTGAATGCCGTTACAAGAAATCCATTCATAGGTGATTATACTAAAGAATTTTTAATTTATGATCATTCTAGAAAAATTACTGTTGATGGTAAAAACATTGATATTTATACTCATTATTTTATTGAAGGCCAAAATCAATCTTCATTTGATGTGATAGAAACTCAGTATTTGTTAGAACATTATACATCTGATATTAAAAAAAACCGAAGATATCGGGATCATGAAATGTTAACTGTATTAGCAAAGGAAAAGATTTTACCAATAAGACTTACAAGTAATGAAAAAGAGAAGTTAAAAGAATTGCATGAAAAATTTTGTAGGCATTTTAACCTTAGCACGATAGATATTAAATCCTTAGCAATTAATAAACTTAATAAATTTAAATATAAATATAATTACAATGTTAAATTATTAAAAAAAAGAAACCCGAAATATATATATATTGTTGTCTCTTATGGTAATATGCCTCTTATTGCTGCTGCAAAAGATTTAGGGATTAAAGTAATTGAGTTCCAACACGGTGTGATTACAAATTATCATTTTGCTTATAATTTTAGCGACCCTGAAAAAAAAATAAAATACTTTCCAGATAAAATTTTAACTTTTGGTGATTATTGGGCGAAAACAGATGGCTTTCCGAAGCAAACGGAGATCGAAGTTTATGGGTTCCCATACCTTAATAAACAACTAGAAAAGTACAAGGAAACACCTAAGAAAAAGAGCCAAGTTCTAATTATTTCTCAAGGGACAATTGGGAGAGAATTATCTAGACAAATCCAACAGGTTGCAGAAAGTATGCCTGAATACCATTTTATTTATAAACTTCACCCTGGGGAATACGATCGGTGGAAAAGTGAGTACTACGATCTGATAGCAGCATCAGATTTAGGTAATTTTGAAGTTATCGACCATAATGAAAAAAACCTTTATAGCTACTTTGCAGAATCGGAGTATCAAGTTGGTGTGTATTCAACAGCAATTTTTGAAGGGATAACACTTAACTGCAAGACGATACTTTTCAACATGCCAGGTATAGAATACATGAAGGATCTTATCGACCGAGATATTGTTAAAGTTGTACGTAATTGGGAAGAAGCAATCCGTAGTATAAAAAACTATGAAACGAAAAATTTTTCTAGAGATTATTTCTTTAAGGA carries:
- a CDS encoding polysaccharide biosynthesis C-terminal domain-containing protein produces the protein MKILVTGANGFIGKNLIAELNNKGYEDILSYTKESSKVDLESMVQSCDFVFHLAGVNRPKDEKEFFEGNVDLTTEIVALLKEYSNEAPVLLTSSIQVENNSPYGRSKREAEEILLKNVKHSRIFRLPNVFGKWSKPNYNTVVATFCHNVARDYPITVSDLEEELELVYIDDVVNEFVHVMEMEDKSSGFYTIPVSHKLTLGKLSETIQGFKDSRESHFVPDMGDALTKKLYSTYLSFLPEDQFSYPLKMNVDNRGSFTEFLKSNDRGQVSVNVSKPGITKGNHWHHTKNEKFLVVSGEGLIRFRKIDSDVITEYRVSGEKLEVVDIPTGYTHSIVNVGEIDLVTVMWANETLDPDHPDTYFVEV
- the wecB gene encoding non-hydrolyzing UDP-N-acetylglucosamine 2-epimerase, whose protein sequence is MSTKLKVMTVVGTRPEIIRLSAVINKLEESEAIDHILVHTGQNYDYELNEVFFNDFHLKKPDYFLNAAIGEAIETIGNILMKVDPIMEEVSPDAFLVLGDTNSCLCAIAAKKRQIPIFHMEAGNRCFDQRVPEETNRKIVDHVSDINLTYSDIAREYLLREGLSPDRVIKTGSPMYEVIHSRLADIEKSDILSRLDLNEREYFVVSAHREENIGSEKNFFALVDTLNAIAESYKLPIIMSTHPRTRKMIEEQEIIFNPLINTMQPLGFNEYIKLQTKSKATLSDSGTISEESSILGFPALNIREAHERPEAIEESSVMMIGLEKERILQGLTILETQKSNTLRLVKDYSMPNVSEKVLRIILSYTDYVNRVVWGR
- a CDS encoding glycosyltransferase family 4 protein, giving the protein MKKKVLIMADYYVPSIKGGGPIRSIKNLVDHLSDRIDFYIITNDRDLGNEQPFENIKTDEWLQVGKARVFYTNLSKLTWRKMFYLVAEVNYDVLYLNSFFSYKVSILPIMLNKIKKIPRTPIVMAPRGQFSPGALGLKSKRKRLYLKVAKGLGLYRNVTWHATTDIEKKDIEKVIGNTGTFKVSNNLTANYGELDYHKNILKKKGELKVVFISRVHPKKNLKKAIEFLKNVDGKIEFNIYGPLEDKPYWTECQNSIESLPENIKVSFNGVLDHDNIIDVFKVHHVFLFPTLGENFGHVISEAFIGGCPVIISDQTPWRGLEEYQVGWDIPLTEEEKFEEVLNYCVKMDNAHYKAFSERSFLYGKELSNKSCDKSDAYGVFDID
- a CDS encoding O-antigen ligase family protein — protein: MGTFGMVIKFDKNSFFKVIVIYYWLLILLIDYGATSNRSSTQYFLIMLPIIFYILINMNVIVRKRVTLEVFSLLMFLFFAISFSIVKFDINPIFGLLIWVLPIIIVLNNKVYLSIKLVNTLFILTIVAGVFAYHIGVNVYGYIPGQSTTNLTQGLWWRISMFPYSTPPLSAVFALIVLILNFFYNNSFKWKVFFVILSSYFLVLSGSRTALIVTALILMTLFISKIFNSKMTFLKKALSVSPILMFLTLFIFPEFLLILDFNNPFFNSLIFRSTDSSQSLNEILKTMNRQTIWEDYFHIYIDSPIIGGSSEEIKEVGHSETMLFRYLALYGLSIIFLLSFLYLVIANSLMKKNYLRYAIGIILFVYLLVYSSYFQTYNFIFLLLLGLLNFNNSKTSVK